CCGCAATTTCGGACCGATAAGTACGATCATGACTGCCACGATCCATAACCCAAAAATCCACGCATAGAGCATCATCCGTCCCCACCAACCCTTGCCTTCGGTCATGCGACGCAACATCCCCATCCGTCGTTCTGCAGCCTCCATATTGCCTGTCGTGCGGTCCAGGCCCTCAACGGCACGGGTCAACACAGACTTTTCTGATTCCAGAGAGGATTGGAAAGCCTGCGATGAAGACTTGAGCTGCGTCGCAAGGGACAGAAGAGAGTTAGTGATGTCTTCTTGTTCGCGACGGTGTGTGTCGAGTGTTTCTTCAGTGGCTTGTATTTTGGCagtcgaggaagaaggtgGTTGTGCAGAGGTGTTGTGTTCGTGTAATGAGGAACCTGTTGCTGTGGCTGGGAGGTCTGTCGGGAAATTATTTCGGTTTCGTAAGGTAGACGTTGGCGTAGGCGAAACTGTAGTAGCGGTAGCTGTGGCGTCAGCTGTCGCCGTCGGTGCCACTCCCTCATGCGACAGAGACTCAGGGCTCTGCCCAGGAATCGCCTTTGATTCCTCCTGCGCAGTGGCCTCCGCTCCTTCCCTCTCATCCCCTGATGTGCCTTTCTCCTGTCCTTCATCGGGTGTACTGCCCTCCTCCGGTGTCCCGAGCAAATCCTCCCCGTCCACCGactcctcgtcctcatcttcgtaAATCCCCTCCGCACCGG
The sequence above is a segment of the Aspergillus flavus chromosome 4, complete sequence genome. Coding sequences within it:
- a CDS encoding synaptobrevin, with protein sequence MTITTYPGALTSDPNLTNLSLSRLLARLEHNLLSSSADLKPLRRSEYQRMRVGANIEYARATLQELERSLPQIKPVDRRHEIQSDITRDRQTLKRLQSVLNQLNAEAEIKLSAVGGQGLPGAEGIYEDEDEESVDGEDLLGTPEEGSTPDEGQEKGTSGDEREGAEATAQEESKAIPGQSPESLSHEGVAPTATADATATATTVSPTPTSTLRNRNNFPTDLPATATGSSLHEHNTSAQPPSSSTAKIQATEETLDTHRREQEDITNSLLSLATQLKSSSQAFQSSLESEKSVLTRAVEGLDRTTGNMEAAERRMGMLRRMTEGKGWWGRMMLYAWIFGLWIVAVMIVLIGPKLRF